The proteins below are encoded in one region of Ricinus communis isolate WT05 ecotype wild-type chromosome 6, ASM1957865v1, whole genome shotgun sequence:
- the LOC8266837 gene encoding peptidyl-prolyl cis-trans isomerase FKBP12 has translation MGVEKQLIRPGNGPKPAAGQTVTVHCTGFGKNGDLSQKFWSTKDPGQKPFTFKIGQGNVIKGWDEGVMGMQIGEVARLRCSPDYAYGAGGFPAWGIQPNSVLDFEIEVLGLQ, from the exons ATGGGAGTGGAGAAGCAGCTTATCAGGCCTGGCAACGGTCCAAAACCTGCTGCTGGTCAAACTGTCACAGTTCACTGCACCGGTTTTG GCAAAAATGGTGACCTCTCTCAGAAGTTTTGGAG CACAAAGGATCCTGGGCAGAAGCCTTTCACATTCAAAATTGGCCAGGGAAATGTTATAAAAG GATGGGATGAAGGTGTCATGGGAATGCAAATTGGAGAAGTTGCTCGTCTGCGG TGCTCTCCGGATTATGCTTATGGAGCTGGTGGATTTCCAGCATGGGGGATACAACCTAACTCAGTCCtagattttgagattgaagtCCTTGGTCTCCAGTGA